The window GCCGCCGGCCCCGTCCGCGCGGAGCACGGCCCGCAGGTGGTACTCGCCCTGGCGCTCCCAGTTCACGGCGGTGCCGACGGCGATGACGAAGCGCACGCCGGGGTCCGGTGCCTGCGCCACCACCTTGGGCATCACCCATCCGGCCTGGCTGGCGCCCCACAGGCCGATGCGGGTGGCGTCGATCTCGGGACGGGTGCGGGCCGCCCAGGCGAGGGCGTCGATGGTCTCGCGCGCCCGGTCGTCCATGGTCTGGCCGAGCCAGTCGGCGGGCTTGTCGAGGGAGAGCGAGGCGTATCCGGCCCGGGCGAAGGCCTCCCAGTAGGGGCGGTAGAAGCCGTCGTGGGTGGCGTCGACCTCGCCGTCGCCGTGCACGAAGACCACGAGCGGGAAGGGACCGGGGCCCCGGCCGACGGGCGTGGCGAGGACGCCGGGGAGGTCGTGGCCGGCGGCGGGGACGGTGACGCGCTCCTCGTGGAGGTCGTAGCTGTGCTGCCAGAGGACGACGCCGGTGAGGAGGAGGGCGGTGGCGAGGAGCGGGAGGAGGACGGCCAGGAGGACCCTGCGGACGCGGACGCCGCGGGGAGTGCGGCGGCGCGGCAGGGCGGGGGTGCGGGATGTGCCGGGTGTGCGGGGTGTGCGGGGCTCGGTCATGAGGGGCTCCGGATTCCTGCGCGTATTCGCTCATGTCAAGAACGATCGTATCGTCGATGAACGTATTATGCTTGTGCGTATGACGACGGAGAGCGTGGAGGTACGGCGCGGGATGCCCGAAGGGGCCGCCGCGCGCGTCGCCGAGCTGTACTGGGAGGCCTTCGCGGGGAAGCTGGGCCACGCGCTCGGCCCCGCGGAGGCCGGGCGCCGGTTCATCGCCGGGCACCTGCACGCGGACCGGGCGGTGACGGCGCTGTCCGGCGGCCCCGACGGCGGCCGGGTGGTCGGCGTGGCGGGCTACCAGCTGGGCGGGCGCGGCCTGGTCGGCGGCGACGCGGCCGCGGTCAGGGCCCAGTACGGGCGCGTACGGGGCCTGTACCGGGTGTTCCTGCTGGCCCTGCTGGAACGCACCCCGGCCCGCGACGAGCTGGTCATGGACGGCATCGCCGTGGACCCAGGCGAGCGGGGCCGGGGCATCGGCGGGCTGCTGCTGCGGGAGATCGAGGCGGTCGCCGTGGCGCAGGGATGCCGACGGATCCGGCTGGACGTGGTCGAGGAGAACCCCCGGGCGCGGGCACTGTACGAGCGGTACGGGTTCCGGGCGGTACGGGTGCGGCGGACGCCCTGGCTGCGGGACCTGCTGGGATTCGGGGGCGTGACGACGATGCACAAGGCGGTGGCGCGGTGAGCGGAACGGGCGGAACGGGCGGGACGGGCGGGACGGGCGACGTGAGCGGCACGGACGGCGCGGGCGGCACGGCTGATGCGGGCGGTACGGCCGCCGGCGCGGGCGGGATCCCCACGCGGATGGTCGTGCACGCGCTGGTCCGGGAGGACGGGACGGTCGACGGCGGTGAGCTGTACGAGGTCGCCGGGCTGCTCGGGATGACCGACCAGCAGGTGCGGCTGTGCGTGAAGCGGCTGGTGGCGGAGGGGCGCTTCACCGTGGAGGGGCGCGGCCGGCGGTCCGTGCTGCGGATGGCGGGCGCGGAGCCGGGGCCCGGGGGCCTGCCGCTCGTACCGGAGGTGGAGTTCGTACGGCACGCGTACCGGCAGGACCGGGGCCTGGAGCCGTGGGACGGGGTCTGGCACGCCTTCGCCTTCGCCGTACCGGAATCCGCGCGGGCGTCGCGGGACGCCCTGCGGGACACGCTGACCGGGCTGGGGGCGGCGCCGGTCCAGGGCGGCCTGTACGTCACGCCGAACGCCATCGGCCCGTACGTGCGGGCGCGGGCGGCGGAACTGGGCCTCGCGCAGTCCCTGAGCTGCCTCGGCACGCGGGATCTGGCCGTGGGCGGCATCACGGACCCTCGGGCCCTGGCGGAGCGGCTGTGGCCGCTGCCGGAGATCGCAGCCCGGTACGAGGCGCTGGGCGCCCTGGCCGGCCGGGCGGCTCCCGCCGGGCAGGCCGGGGAGGGCAGACCGGACGGTGGGGCGGTGGCCGGATCGGCGCAGGTCATCGCGCAGGCCGTCGCGCTGGCCGCCGCCTTCTCCGCCGCGATGCTGCCGGATCCGCTGCTCCCGCCGGAGCTGCTGCCGCGGCCCTGGCCGGGCAGGGCGGCCCGGGCGGCGGCGGCCGGCGCCTGGGCCCGGCTGGCGGCCGCCGCCCCGCCCGGCGGGCCCCGGCTGTTCCGCCTGTACGGCGAAGCCCTGGCCTGACCTGACCCGACCTGGCCTGACCTGACCCGACCTGGCCCGACCTGGCCCGACCTGGCCCCGCGAACGGGTTGGGTATGGGCCGATTCGGGCGGGTATACCTCCTGAAACAGCGCGACGACGTACGCACCCCCGGGGCCTCCGAACCCCGGGGACAGACCGTCGGAGGTGCGCGGCCATGCACCGTACAGACCTCACAGACGTCGCAACGCACGAGGCCAAGGCCCTGTCCGTGTCCCTGTTCCGGAGACTGGCCGAGCTGGAGAAGGGCAGCGCGGAATACGCCTACGTCCGCAACACCCTCGTCGAGCTCAACCTCAGCCTCGTGAAGTACTCCGCCCGCCGGTTCCGCGGCCGGAGCGAGTCGATGGAGGACATCGTCCAGGTCGGCACGATCGGCCTGATCAAGGCCACCAACCGGTTCGACCCGGAGCGCGGGGTGGAGTTCGCCTCGTTCGCGATGCCGACGATCACCGGCGAGATCAGACGCTTCTTCCGGGACACGAGCTGGGCCGTCAAGGTCCCCCGCCGGCTCCAGGAGCTGCGGATCGAGGTGGCCAAGGCGCACGACGCCCTGGAACAGGCCCTCGGCCGCGAGCCCACGGACGCCGAGCTCGCCGGGCACCTGCACGTGACGCCCGAGGAGCTCGCGGAGGGGCAGAAGGCGGCGTGCGCGTACTCCGCGCGTTCCCTGGACGCTCCGGCGCAGGAGGAGGGCGACCGGGAGGCCCACGACGAGCGGCCCACCCTCGGCGAGGAAGAGCGCGCGTACGACCGCATCGAGTGCCTGGAGACGCTCAAGCCGGTCCTGGCCGGGCTCCCCGACCGCGAGCGCACCCTGATCGCGCTGCGCTTCGGGCAGGACCTGACGCAGGCCGAGATCGGCGACCGGCTGGGCCTGTCCCAGATGCACGTGTCCCGGCTGCTGGCCCGGACCCTGGCGCGGATGCGCACCTGTCTGCTCACCGACGCGGCGGAGGACCCGGGCGCGGCCGACGGGACGGCCGACGGGGCAGCCGACGGGACGGCCGATGTGGCAGGCAACGCCGCAGGCAGCAGGACAGGCGACAGGGCGACCCCCGCCGCGTCCACATCCTGGACAACTACGCTCGTTTCATGAACGCAGAAGCCGACGCCCTCGCCACCGTGAAAGACGCTGACCGGAAGCACGTTTTCCACTCCTGGTCGGCGCAGGAGCTCATAGACCCGCTCGCCGTCGCCGGTGCCGAGGGGTCGTACTTCTGGGACTACCAGGGCAACCGCTTCCTCGACTTCTCCAGCGCCCTCGTCTACACCAACATCGGCTACCAGCACCCCAAGGTCACCGCGGCCATCCAGGAGCAGGCGGCCAAGCTGTGCACCGTCGCGCCCGGCTTCGCCGTCGACGTGCGCTCCGAGGCGGCGCGGCTGATCGCCGAGCGCACCCCGGGCGACCTCGACAAGATCTTCTTCACCAACGCCGGCGCCGAGGCCGTGGAGAACGCCGTCCGCATGGCCCGCCTGCACACCGGCCGGCCCAAGGTGCTGTCCGCGTACCGCTCGTACCACGGCGCCACCTCCACCGCAATCAACCTGACCGGCGACGCCCGCCGCTTCGGCAACGACACCGCGACCGCCGGAGTCGTGCACTTCTGGGGGCCGTTCGCCTACCGCTCGCCCTTC of the Streptomyces sp. NBC_01294 genome contains:
- a CDS encoding GNAT family N-acetyltransferase — translated: MTTESVEVRRGMPEGAAARVAELYWEAFAGKLGHALGPAEAGRRFIAGHLHADRAVTALSGGPDGGRVVGVAGYQLGGRGLVGGDAAAVRAQYGRVRGLYRVFLLALLERTPARDELVMDGIAVDPGERGRGIGGLLLREIEAVAVAQGCRRIRLDVVEENPRARALYERYGFRAVRVRRTPWLRDLLGFGGVTTMHKAVAR
- a CDS encoding PaaX family transcriptional regulator C-terminal domain-containing protein, which produces MVVHALVREDGTVDGGELYEVAGLLGMTDQQVRLCVKRLVAEGRFTVEGRGRRSVLRMAGAEPGPGGLPLVPEVEFVRHAYRQDRGLEPWDGVWHAFAFAVPESARASRDALRDTLTGLGAAPVQGGLYVTPNAIGPYVRARAAELGLAQSLSCLGTRDLAVGGITDPRALAERLWPLPEIAARYEALGALAGRAAPAGQAGEGRPDGGAVAGSAQVIAQAVALAAAFSAAMLPDPLLPPELLPRPWPGRAARAAAAGAWARLAAAAPPGGPRLFRLYGEALA
- a CDS encoding alpha/beta hydrolase family protein, coding for MTEPRTPRTPGTSRTPALPRRRTPRGVRVRRVLLAVLLPLLATALLLTGVVLWQHSYDLHEERVTVPAAGHDLPGVLATPVGRGPGPFPLVVFVHGDGEVDATHDGFYRPYWEAFARAGYASLSLDKPADWLGQTMDDRARETIDALAWAARTRPEIDATRIGLWGASQAGWVMPKVVAQAPDPGVRFVIAVGTAVNWERQGEYHLRAVLRADGAGGERTAAALRTREATLALLRRGATYEEYRASPGADPELTADRWTFISRNHTADATADLRAMRDKGATGAMGATGAKGATAAVPVLLISGADDLNVDGTETEAVYRSLLAPGTLTVRRYPGATHALLRTPVERSSWRLTLTAVFAPRALFPPGLLADQRRFLEELPGERAGAG
- a CDS encoding SigB/SigF/SigG family RNA polymerase sigma factor translates to MHRTDLTDVATHEAKALSVSLFRRLAELEKGSAEYAYVRNTLVELNLSLVKYSARRFRGRSESMEDIVQVGTIGLIKATNRFDPERGVEFASFAMPTITGEIRRFFRDTSWAVKVPRRLQELRIEVAKAHDALEQALGREPTDAELAGHLHVTPEELAEGQKAACAYSARSLDAPAQEEGDREAHDERPTLGEEERAYDRIECLETLKPVLAGLPDRERTLIALRFGQDLTQAEIGDRLGLSQMHVSRLLARTLARMRTCLLTDAAEDPGAADGTADGAADGTADVAGNAAGSRTGDRATPAASTSWTTTLVS